The proteins below come from a single Panicum hallii strain FIL2 chromosome 7, PHallii_v3.1, whole genome shotgun sequence genomic window:
- the LOC112899525 gene encoding replication protein A 70 kDa DNA-binding subunit B-like gives MISFTRWTTVEEVVEIPPAFPEFTYSLTPIEKLPSVLDNKEYFTDVLGAVTKISDALPLRPRSQQVDTMKRTVTVCDESGASLDVTLWGERATSFPAEQLHKDGQHSPQIVIFVGTLVRGYAGTISLSGGSSCKWYINPDVPEAKKKLIASMKSVHQPVAHAPQVKYSEPRTSVAEHKKVSDIKYLHPFKNKKVEWLVTVKIMKIDKSWWYESCKKCFRTTRPHGNTYKCSNPTCSTIGAPSPRYKLVIIAGDETGDTEFVMFGRIAQRLIKKTVNALIANNPPGFIPDEITRLLEKVFTFNVCFTENTISSGNVSFQVNTIVAEIDDGNPVPLTPVGQNTGYSCIKHHTF, from the exons ATGATCAGCTTCACAAGATGGACTACAGTGGAGGAGGTTGTTGAGATTCCACCAGCTTTCCCAGAATTCACCTACTCCCTTACTCCCATAGAGAAGCTCCCATCAGTTTTGGATAACAAAGAGTACTTTACAG ATGTACTTGGCGCAGTCACAAAGATCTCGGATGCTTTGCCATTACGGCCAAGATCCCAGCAAGTTGATACCATGAAAAGAACTGTGACAGTATGTGATGAAAG TGGTGCTTCTCTGGACGTCACGCTTTGGGGTGAGCGAGCCACTTCATTTCCAGCTGAACAACTTCATAAAGATGGACAGCATTCACCACAAATTGTAATATTTGTTGGCACTCTTGTGAGGGGCTATGCTG GAACCATCTCATTGTCTGGTGGCTCATCATGCAAGTGGTATATAAATCCTGATGTCCCtgaagcaaaaaaaaaacttaTTGCCAG CATGAAAAGCGTGCACCAACCAGTCGCACACGCTCCACAAGTAAAATACAGTGAGCCCAGAACTTCCGTTGCAGAACACAAGAAAGTATCTGATATCAAGTATCTTCACCCCTTCAAGAACAAG AAAGTAGAATGGTTGGTTACAGTAAAGATAATGAAGATTGATAAGTCATGGTGGTATGAGTCGTGCAAGAAATGTTTCAGGACAACTAGGCCTCATGGCAACACCTACAAATGCTCTAATCCAACATGTAGCACCATTGGTGCGCCTAGCCCAAG GTACAAACTGGTCATCATTGCTGGGGACGAGACTGGTGACACTGAGTTTGTCATGTTTGGACGCATAGCGCAGCGTCTCATAAAAAAGACAGTCAATGCTCTCATTGCCAATAATCCGCCTGGATTTATCCCTGACGAGATCACTAGACTATTGGAAAAGGTTTTCACGTTCAATGTTTGCTTCACAGAGAATACAATTTCTTCTGGCAATGTCTCTTTCCAGGTCAATACCATTGTTGCGGAGATTGACGATGGGAATCCTGTTCCACTAACGCCGGTTGG CCAGAACACAGGCTACTCATGCATCAAGCACCACACCTTCTAA